Part of the Citrus sinensis cultivar Valencia sweet orange chromosome 2, DVS_A1.0, whole genome shotgun sequence genome, TTTACACCTGAGAAAGGTGACGCGTAAGTTTGCAAACAGACCCTGCACACAGCACACTCGTACAGAGTACAAACATCTAGACTGGTCCTGTTACACCAGCTGGTTGACACGTGGTTGGTTTGATTGCCAGTTGAGATTTGCTATAAAGACAATATCATCTGCTTTGAATAGCCTACCCCACGATCGAACCAGAAGTATTTGGCTCTGAAACCCAAAATTCCTAAAGAAAGACCAAAGGAAGAAAAGGAAGAGAGTAAAAAGAGATGGACAAGAAGAAAGTGATGGTGGCTATAGATGAGAGTGAGTGTCGCCACTATGCTCTCCAATGGGCACTTGAAAATCTAGGCGATGCGATATCCAAGTCTGACCTTATCATCTTCACTGCTCGGCctactgaatttatttatgttcagGCTTCCATGTTTGGTGCTGCTCGTAAGTCtcccttttcttctttctttgtatCTTATCTTGTTTTGAATATTGGATTTGTTTGCTTGATTAGATTGACTCTGTTGCTGCCTTTGGGGAATTTCAAtctttgattgattgattcgCTAATCGCCATCACAATTGATGTGGAGTGTTGACTTTGATTACACCTTTATTAGTATGTAATTAAGCGGCACCTATGAACGTGTGCTATGTCATTTCTCACAACAGTTGGGACAACTTTTTATGTGCAGCATTACTCTAATTTCTATCATTTAGTTCAATTTCGTGACTTTCAGCACCAGACTTGCTTATGTCCatacaagaaaatcaaaagaaggctGCATTGGCTCTATTGGGAAGAGCAAAGGAGATTTGTGCTAAGCATGGGGTACACTTTTCTTTGCTGATACTTTTGTCTAAAGTCTTGCATGTTGCTTAGGGTGATTTAAcgaattatttttctctttgtttatATAGTTTTGTACCTATTTGAAGAAGGGATACAAGCAAAAATGgttttgaaattcttttacCAATTCCATTCCATTTGCTTGTGCTTTTAATATGAAGTTATTGACATCATGTTGAAGGTTCGTATGTGTTTCTGGGATAACATCCTCTCTACTTGGATATCATATTtgttataaatgaaaaacacTTGGGTAAAACTGAATTCTTATGTGTGATGATGCCGCTTAAGCTCCTGTTACTTTCTTAAcagctgattttttttttttaatttaagaatacCATCAGTTTCAGTGCAAACTAGTCTCGTATGctgtattaaaatttgttatttgcCTTGGTTCAGGTTGTTGCAGAGACAATGACAGAGATGGGGGATCCTAAAATTGTCATATGTGAAGCAGCAGAAAAGCACAAAATCCAGTTACTTATAGTAGGTAGCCATAGCCGTGGACCTATACAGAGGTTAGTCTAAACTTTTGGATAGCTGATTCATTGCTTTCTCATGGTTATGTGTATGTTGGTGCTAGGATTAGTTGCCTGAATAATATTCTTCgacaaagaaattattaccAACTATTTTGGGTATAGGGTACATCatgcaaataataataaatcctTCTCACATAGTCTTTGAATTACTAGTGTGGGGTTCCATCACGAATGTTGACAGTCTGAAACTATGACAATAGACGAAAGTTGTTAGAGCTGTCACTCATCTGCTGATATACATAGCTCTTTGCCAATAGATCCATTCTCAAATTTCTTAAGTTGCTGCCCTTTCTTTGTATAATTTTAAGGGATTACTTCTGCTTACACTCAATAAAACCCATTAAACCTTTCCATCAACTTTCCCTCTCTGTGCTTGCATTGCAAAGACCCTTCTTTGACATCACATCTTATCACCAGCAGGGGCAGTCTTGGATTTGGGTGCTAATTTGTACTTTAGCAGCTGCATGTTTATGCATCTTGGATGTTAATGCGCGTTTTTTGCAACAGGGCTTTTCTGGGAAGTGTTAGCAATTACTGTGTTCATAATGCCAAGTGCCCTGTGCTTGTGGTGAGGAAGCCAGTTGAATGAATGCACTCGAGCAAGATATAAGAAACTGAATCTTCAGCTGTAACCTAGAGGGAATAAAAAACGGAGTTAAGCGGTCATTACCAACTTGGCCTAATGAaagtgaaattaattatttgttcaaaTGTAGTTTGATGTTGTGGAAAAATGAGTGTTGTATAAAGATGTGGAGTTTGtaactttataaataaagtggaTGAAGTAAGTTAAGGTGGCTTCCGTTTAATATTTGATGGATTGTCGTGTGCATCTTATTCTTTCGACTGCCTTATTGAAAGTGCCGAGAGATTTCAATTAGTCTTCTTTCACCGTTGATACCTTACCAAGTACGTACATTAAGTTTAAAAGCTCATTGTCTTAATGGCATCTCTTTGCTCTGAATCTCTGATGGTTTTTTTGTGACAGgatcataattgaatttacGTTCTTCAAATGAGTGGGCGCGGATTGACTGTCAACGTATTGTTTCATTAACATCTCAAGGCCCCCTCCTCTCCTTCAAAAGgtgggaaaaataaaaaagaatgtgTTGTTCTATGATGATGTTTTGTTCTCATCAAGCACATATAGTGCCGGCAGGAGTCAGGATTTAAATACTGACGGCAAGAAACTGGAAGAGATCCGAAGCCACCAAAGCTAATAATCACTTTGCATCTAATTCATTGACAATTATGAACAACCACCAACCTTTTTATACGTAATATggcaataataaaaaagaaagagtaaaATGCAGAGTACAACCGCATCCTTATGATTATGGGAACGTAAGTTGAATAGGCTAATAGGTTTAAGACAAAGAgattaatataattgaaaatccaaagaaaaaacaagtCTTATCCAAACTACACTGCATAAAATATCCTCAATAGCGAGTCCACTTCATCATTTGACTTTACAGTTATGATCTGGAAGCACGGGCCTCCTTATTTACCAGCTAGCTTATGCACAAAACAGCGTCTTCACCATCAAGCAGTTAAGTTAAAAACCTAGATGTTCATTTTACGCACTCTTCTTTTACAAATGTGATCGCATTTGTTTTGGAACCATTTGTCTATCCGTGTTCTACAACCCGAGAAAAAGATGGCAGAGGTCATTGTAGCCGCAGAACCTGCGGAAGGAGTGGGTGAGAGGAAGGTGATGGTGGCCATTGATGAGAGCGAGCAGAGTCACTATGCGCTCATGTGGGTTCTTGACAATCTCAAAGAATCAATATCCAAGTTTCCACTAATTATCTTCATGGCACAGCCGCCCACCAAGTCCGAGTTCGTGTTTACCGCACCTTTTGGT contains:
- the LOC102621334 gene encoding universal stress protein A-like protein, giving the protein MDKKKVMVAIDESECRHYALQWALENLGDAISKSDLIIFTARPTEFIYVQASMFGAAPPDLLMSIQENQKKAALALLGRAKEICAKHGVVAETMTEMGDPKIVICEAAEKHKIQLLIVGSHSRGPIQRAFLGSVSNYCVHNAKCPVLVVRKPVE
- the LOC102621622 gene encoding uncharacterized protein LOC102621622 isoform X1 is translated as MAEVIVAAEPAEGVGERKVMVAIDESEQSHYALMWVLDNLKESISKFPLIIFMAQPPTKSEFVFTAPFGYARLYSSALTTQGFVNCAEEKQRKLTLAFLQKVKDILSSQGVKAYMVVEVWDPTMAI
- the LOC102621622 gene encoding uncharacterized protein LOC102621622 isoform X2 is translated as MAEVIVAAEPAEGVGERKVMVAIDESEQSHYALMWVLDNLKESISKFPLIIFMAQPPTKSEFVFTAPFAQGFVNCAEEKQRKLTLAFLQKVKDILSSQGVKAYMVVEVWDPTMAI